A region of Silurus meridionalis isolate SWU-2019-XX chromosome 17, ASM1480568v1, whole genome shotgun sequence DNA encodes the following proteins:
- the LOC124400422 gene encoding interleukin-17 receptor B isoform X1 — MALIISIRSVFCLCLLQLAATNNTALDIVGTCTKTNDLEPDNWWMPPESYPSPLYDLKVQLTYLNGTPSSFALNISWSINIDSSIHSIVGTWIEVDNLRYRCEYQPPFTSKHTYNRDLVQLWFNFITPDVNIEPSGFYQVSVYNLPPAPPPERQKYLKHAKIQAPGCNDERMKDHSTCLKKTQELLTTNIPQSQKEPWDITVDKIKDEIHVTFSSHANSERYEIRLRRGTHILNSAEVKVERQTSTGAIETLTAKLKYSGPCEDLKIYITPFFDYCEVVCNSVSRKVNCQVPSTAAPTEETKEYETILLISIGCAVTITFIFICQCWRLRMKSSFHRRGLDSAGPIGVLLVYPAVDSVFQNAVMAIANFLQSHSELNVIIDMWQRGNLAEQGPLRWLISQVSYAEKVLIILPPQHTECSSDAVCLKPSMASVITDYTVPASACELFSLALNLVASCAHDPQQHQKFLVLHLVHSAHKSHKSTVPVQLRSCKALILPRDLEKLLPISNCRSDRCKETARKVRDAVRQLEQRHPMNGINMI; from the exons ATGGCACTAATCATCAGTATCAGAAGTGTATTTTGCCTTTGCCTTCTTCAACTGGCAGCTACTAACAACACTGCTCTCGATATA GTTGGGACATGTACCAAAACAAATG ATTTGGAACCTGACAATTGGTGGATGCCACCTGAATCCTATCCATCTCCACTGTATGATCTGAAAGTTCAACTTACTTATCTGAATGGAACTCCATCTTCTTTTGCTTTAAACATATCATGGTCTATAAACATTGACA GTAGTATTCACAGTATTGTTGGCACCTGGATAGAAGTTGACAATCTGAGATACAGATGTGAATATCAACCTCCATTTACTTCAAAACACACCTATAATCGTGATTTAGTGCAG CTCTGGTTTAATTTCATTACTCCAGACGTCAATATCGAACCCAGTGGCTTTTACCAAGTCAGCGTGTATAATCTCCCCCCAGCACCGCCTCCTGAACGACAAAAATACTTAAAGCACGCTAAGATACAAGCACCGG GATGTAATGATGAACGGATGAAGGACCATTCAACATGCTTAAAGAAGACGCAGGAACTTCTTACTACAAACATACCACAATCACAGAAAG AGCCCTGGGACATCACTGTAGACAAGATTAAGGATGAAATACACGTGACTTTCAGTTCACACGCAAACTCTGAGAGGTACGAAATTAGACTGCGCAGAGGAACGCATATACTAAACTCTGCTGAGGTGAAGGTGGAACGTCAAACTTCG ACAGGAGCGATTGAGACGCTTACAGCTAAGCTGAAGTATTCAGGGCCATGTGAAGACCTGAAAATATAT ataacACCATTCTTTGATTATTGCGAGGTTGTATGCAATTCAGTTTCCCGCAAAGTAAACTGTCAGG tcCCATCTACAGCTGCACCAACAGAAG AAACAAAGGAATATGAAACTATCCTGCTAATCAGCATTGGCTGTGCAGTAACCAttactttcatttttatct GCCAGTGCTGGAGGCTGCGGATGAAGTCTAGCTTTCACAGACGTGGACTAGACTCTGCTGGGCCAATAGGAGTGCTGCTGGTGTATCCTGCAGTGGACAGTGTGTTTCAGAACGCTGTGATGGCCATAGCTAACTTTCTGCAAAGCCACAGCGAGCTGAATGTAATCATTGACATGTGGCAGAGAGGCAATCTGGCGGAACAAGGCCCGCTCCGCTGGCTCATTTCACAAGTCAGTTATGCTGAGAAAGTGCTCATCATCTTGCCGCCCCAACACACGGAGTGCAGCAGTGACGCAG TCTGCTTAAAACCCAGCATGGCATCTGTGATAACCGATTACACCGTCCCGGCATCGGCTTGCGAACTTTTCTCACTGGCACTGAACCTGGTTGCCAGTTGTGCTCATGATCCTCAGCAGCACCAGAAGTTCTTGGTGTTGCACCTGGTCCATAGCGCACACAAAAGCCACAAAAGCACAGTGCCAGTGCAGCTCAGATCCTGCAAAGCTCTTATTTTGCCTAGAGATCTGGAGAAACTTCTACCAATCTCAAACTGCAGGTCTGACCGATGTAAAGAAACCGCCAGGAAGGTCAGAGACGCTGTGCGGCAGTTAGAACAAAGACATCCGATGAATGGAATTAATATGATTTAA
- the LOC124400422 gene encoding interleukin-17 receptor B isoform X2, with product MALIISIRSVFCLCLLQLAATNNTALDIVGTCTKTNDLEPDNWWMPPESYPSPLYDLKVQLTYLNGTPSSFALNISWSINIDSSIHSIVGTWIEVDNLRYRCEYQPPFTSKHTYNRDLVQLWFNFITPDVNIEPSGFYQVSVYNLPPAPPPERQKYLKHAKIQAPGCNDERMKDHSTCLKKTQELLTTNIPQSQKEPWDITVDKIKDEIHVTFSSHANSERYEIRLRRGTHILNSAETGAIETLTAKLKYSGPCEDLKIYITPFFDYCEVVCNSVSRKVNCQVPSTAAPTEETKEYETILLISIGCAVTITFIFICQCWRLRMKSSFHRRGLDSAGPIGVLLVYPAVDSVFQNAVMAIANFLQSHSELNVIIDMWQRGNLAEQGPLRWLISQVSYAEKVLIILPPQHTECSSDAVCLKPSMASVITDYTVPASACELFSLALNLVASCAHDPQQHQKFLVLHLVHSAHKSHKSTVPVQLRSCKALILPRDLEKLLPISNCRSDRCKETARKVRDAVRQLEQRHPMNGINMI from the exons ATGGCACTAATCATCAGTATCAGAAGTGTATTTTGCCTTTGCCTTCTTCAACTGGCAGCTACTAACAACACTGCTCTCGATATA GTTGGGACATGTACCAAAACAAATG ATTTGGAACCTGACAATTGGTGGATGCCACCTGAATCCTATCCATCTCCACTGTATGATCTGAAAGTTCAACTTACTTATCTGAATGGAACTCCATCTTCTTTTGCTTTAAACATATCATGGTCTATAAACATTGACA GTAGTATTCACAGTATTGTTGGCACCTGGATAGAAGTTGACAATCTGAGATACAGATGTGAATATCAACCTCCATTTACTTCAAAACACACCTATAATCGTGATTTAGTGCAG CTCTGGTTTAATTTCATTACTCCAGACGTCAATATCGAACCCAGTGGCTTTTACCAAGTCAGCGTGTATAATCTCCCCCCAGCACCGCCTCCTGAACGACAAAAATACTTAAAGCACGCTAAGATACAAGCACCGG GATGTAATGATGAACGGATGAAGGACCATTCAACATGCTTAAAGAAGACGCAGGAACTTCTTACTACAAACATACCACAATCACAGAAAG AGCCCTGGGACATCACTGTAGACAAGATTAAGGATGAAATACACGTGACTTTCAGTTCACACGCAAACTCTGAGAGGTACGAAATTAGACTGCGCAGAGGAACGCATATACTAAACTCTGCTGAG ACAGGAGCGATTGAGACGCTTACAGCTAAGCTGAAGTATTCAGGGCCATGTGAAGACCTGAAAATATAT ataacACCATTCTTTGATTATTGCGAGGTTGTATGCAATTCAGTTTCCCGCAAAGTAAACTGTCAGG tcCCATCTACAGCTGCACCAACAGAAG AAACAAAGGAATATGAAACTATCCTGCTAATCAGCATTGGCTGTGCAGTAACCAttactttcatttttatct GCCAGTGCTGGAGGCTGCGGATGAAGTCTAGCTTTCACAGACGTGGACTAGACTCTGCTGGGCCAATAGGAGTGCTGCTGGTGTATCCTGCAGTGGACAGTGTGTTTCAGAACGCTGTGATGGCCATAGCTAACTTTCTGCAAAGCCACAGCGAGCTGAATGTAATCATTGACATGTGGCAGAGAGGCAATCTGGCGGAACAAGGCCCGCTCCGCTGGCTCATTTCACAAGTCAGTTATGCTGAGAAAGTGCTCATCATCTTGCCGCCCCAACACACGGAGTGCAGCAGTGACGCAG TCTGCTTAAAACCCAGCATGGCATCTGTGATAACCGATTACACCGTCCCGGCATCGGCTTGCGAACTTTTCTCACTGGCACTGAACCTGGTTGCCAGTTGTGCTCATGATCCTCAGCAGCACCAGAAGTTCTTGGTGTTGCACCTGGTCCATAGCGCACACAAAAGCCACAAAAGCACAGTGCCAGTGCAGCTCAGATCCTGCAAAGCTCTTATTTTGCCTAGAGATCTGGAGAAACTTCTACCAATCTCAAACTGCAGGTCTGACCGATGTAAAGAAACCGCCAGGAAGGTCAGAGACGCTGTGCGGCAGTTAGAACAAAGACATCCGATGAATGGAATTAATATGATTTAA
- the actr8 gene encoding actin-related protein 8: MTQAEREQENEKEKDKEREKDKEKEQRGVKRPIVPPVIPEPLQEQIQTNFVVVINPGSLTLRIGRATDTLPLTLPHVIARRHKQPGQTRHEDAWLKREGLNRAESSEQRQNGLKMVDQAIWSKKMSSGARRTPVSAEQARVYNRQIRPAVLDPNSRQKWTNTMHQPEYLIGDEALHVNPTDCYNLHWPVCRGQLNVHSGPGGSLTAVLADLETIWSHAIQKLLDIPLKDLKYYRCILLVPDIYNRRHVKEVVNMLLVKMGFSAIIVHQESVCAAFGSGLSSACVVDVGDQKTSVCCVEDGVSHRNSRLCLAYGGSDVTRCFFWLMQRAGFPYRECQLGNRLDCMLLQQLKETFCHLDQDICGLQDHEFRTRFPESPVMLYQLRLGDEKLQAPMALFYPAAFGIVGQKMTSLQHRSQGDPEDPHDEHYLLSTQSKQDQSSKSMERKGLPKPSGFEGESSSQGGDQTERGNPDMELGHSQGEALPSGADPEDVPSVLLSRKSAMTQFEGKSLGLDKAILHSIDCCASDETKRKMYSSVLVVGGGLLFNGAQEFLQHRILNKMPPSFRRMVESVEVITRPKDLDPRLTAWKGGAVLACLDTTQELWIHQGEWQRFGARMLRERAAFVW; the protein is encoded by the exons ATGacacaggcagagagagagcaggaaaatgaaaaagaaaaagataaagagcGAGAAAAGGACAAAGAAAAGGAACAACGAGGAGTCAAAAGGCCGATTGTTCCACCTGTTATTCCAGAGCCTTTACAAGAG CAAATTCAGACCAACTTTGTGGTGGTGATCAACCCCGGATCTTTGACCCTCCGCATCGGCCGAGCTACAGACACGTTACCCCTCACTCTTCCACATGTCATTGCTCGTAGACATAAACAGCCTGGTCAGACACGCCATGAGGACGCGTGGCTAAAACGAGAAGGCTTGAAT aGAGCAGAGAGCAGTGAGCAACGGCAAAATGGTCTCAAGATGGTGGACCAGGCCATATGGTCTAAAAAGATGTCCAGTGGGGCCAGGAGAACTCCAGTGTCTGCAGAAcaa GCTAGAGTGTACAACAGGCAGATCCGTCCCGCTGTTTTGGATCCGAACTCGAGGCAAAAATGGACAAATACAATGCACCAGCCCGAGTACTTAATAGGAGACGAG GCATTACACGTGAACCCCACAGACTGTTACAACTTACACTGGCCTGTTTGTCGTGGTCAGCTGAATGTCCACAGTGGACCTGGAGGCTCTCTGACCGCTGTACTAGCAGACCTAGAAACCATATGGTCTCATGCCATTCAGAAACTGCTAGATATTCCTCTCAAAGACCTAAAG TATTACCGATGCATCCTCCTGGTTCCAGACATCTACAATAGACGGCATGTGAAAGAAGTGGTCAATATGCTCCTTGTTAAGATGGGCTTCTCAG cGATCATCGTCCACCAGGAGTCCGTGTGCGCAGCCTTCGGGAGTGGACTGAGTAGTGCATGTGTGGTAGATGTGGGTGATCAGAAGaccagtgtgtgttgtgtggagGATGGCGTGTCCCATCGAAATTCCAG GCTTTGTCTTGCATACGGAGGGTCTGATGTGACGCGATGTTTCTTTTGGCTGATGCAACGTGCAGGCTTTCCGTACCGAGAGTGTCAGCTGGGGAACCGTCTGGACTGCATGTTGCTGCAGCAACTTAAAGAGACGTTCTGTCACCTTGACCAG gaCATATGCGGATTGCAAGACCATGAGTTTCGCACCCGTTTCCCAGAATCCCCGGTGATGCTCTACCAGTTGCGGCTTGGCGACGAGAAGCTACAG gCTCCCATGGCTCTCTTTTACCCTGCTGCATTTGGAATTGTCGGACAGAAGATGACCTCTTTGCAGCATCGTTCCCAAGGAGATCCTGAGGATCCACATGATGAACACTACCTACTAAGCACCCAGAGCAAACAGGACCAA tcctCTAAGTCCATGGAAAGGAAGGGTTTGCCCAAACCTTCAGGCTTTGAGGGTGAATCTAGCAGCCAAGGAGGTGACCAGACTGAGAGAGGAAACCCAGACATGGAGCTTGGCCATTCCCAAGGAGAGGCTCTGCCCAGTGGTGCCGACCCAGAAGATGTGCCTTCTGTCCTTTTGTCCAGAAAGTCAGCAATGACTCAGTTTGAAGGCAAATCTCTTGGACTGGATAAAGCTATTCTGCACAGCATCGACTGTTGTG CTTCCGATGAGACTAAGAGGAAGATGTACAGCTCGGTGCTGGTGGTGGGCGGAGGACTCCTGTTTAATGGTGCTCAAGAATTCCTTCAGCATCGCATTCTCAACAAAATGCCTCCTTCTTTCCGCCGCATGGTTGAAAGCGTAGAGGTCATCACACGCCCAAAG GACTTGGACCCTCGGCTCACGGCTTGGAAAGGTGGAGCAGTGTTGGCGTGTCTGGACACCACCCAGGAGCTGTGGATCCACCAGGGAGAATGGCAGAGATTTGGCGCACGCATGCTTCGTGAAAGAGCAGCCTTTGTATGGTga
- the selenok gene encoding selenoprotein K, protein MVYVSNGQVLDSTTRSPWRLSFLSDLFWGVVEFIGHFFQTLIQPDRSKDGNQSSMSRFSDGRGPPGSLGRRRMGRINHGGGPSPPPMGGGUGR, encoded by the exons GTCAAGTCCTGGACAGTACGACACGGTCGCCGTGGAGGCTGTCTTTCCTCAGCGATCTCTTTTGGGGTGTAGTGGAGTTCATCGGCCACTT CTTTCAGACCCTCATCCAGCCAGATCGGTCAAAAGATGGCAATCAAAGTTCAATGTCACGCTTCAGTGATGGAAGAGG TCCTCCAGGTTCTTTGGGGCGAAGACGTATGGGAAGGATAAACCACGGTGGAGGCCCAAGTCCTCCTCCAATGGGTGGTGGATGAGGAAGGTAA